ATCTTAGAGTCGCGACAGCTACAATGCAAGACAAATCGTGAACATTTTGGGGTGTCACAAATGACAGGTTTGGTATTTGCGGCCTCTGAAGACGCTAAAGTGAACTTTGCGAATGGATCAGAATAGCATGCTGACAAACCGCCGCTATTCAGTGCAGGCTTTATTCAGTAGCGATAGATAATCCGCTGTTGCTGATCAGTTCGGGGGCACATTTGGGATCGGTACAGATCATGTCAAACTGGTCCAGCTTGGCAAAAAGCATGGGCTTGATGACATTGAATTTTGTGGAATCAACAACCAGAATTTTGCGGGCGGCCGTTTCGAGAACCGCCTGTTTGATATCCACTTCATGGGGGTTGGAGCAACTGACCCCCCGGCTGGTATTAACGCCACCCGCCGACATGAAGGCGGTATTGATATTAAGCTTCAAAATGGCCTGAACACTTTGACTGTCCGCAAAGGAGGCGGACGACGCATGATACATCCCGCCCAGCATGATGACGCGCAAGCCGGGCTTTTTACACAGAATTTCCGCCACGTTAATCGAATAACAGATCGCGGTGATGTCCTGATTTTCAGGCAGGGCACTTGCCAGATAGGGGATGGTTGTACCGCAATCCAGGAAAAGCGTATCGCCCGGTTTTACATGGCGGGCGGCGACCAGACAGGCAGCACGTTTAAGGTCGGTGTGGGCACCGCGTTCACGATCCAGAATATAACCAAGCCCGCCTGCAGCCGGGGATTTCAGGGTTATATACCCGCCCATATAGCTGAATAGATCATTATGCGCGGCGACATCCCGGCGAACGGTCATTTCAGACACACCAAGCAGATCGGCGGCATCTTTAAGTCGTATGACATTGCTGACCTCAAGGCTTCGGGTCAGCGTTTCAATCCTGTCCTGTGATTTGCTCGACATCCAGACTCCATCATTGGCCGTAATATTGCCGGGCTATTAAATATGCGCCTATATGGCGTGCTGCGACGGCGTGTGAAGTGACATTACCAAGATCCATCGCAATTAATCCGTTTGGCGGTCAGGGTCAATTACGACTTTTGCGCGTATAATTT
The DNA window shown above is from Thalassospira sp. TSL5-1 and carries:
- a CDS encoding DeoR/GlpR family DNA-binding transcription regulator, producing MSSKSQDRIETLTRSLEVSNVIRLKDAADLLGVSEMTVRRDVAAHNDLFSYMGGYITLKSPAAGGLGYILDRERGAHTDLKRAACLVAARHVKPGDTLFLDCGTTIPYLASALPENQDITAICYSINVAEILCKKPGLRVIMLGGMYHASSASFADSQSVQAILKLNINTAFMSAGGVNTSRGVSCSNPHEVDIKQAVLETAARKILVVDSTKFNVIKPMLFAKLDQFDMICTDPKCAPELISNSGLSIATE